In the genome of Bremerella sp. P1, the window CACAGCAGCGTAGTTTCTCTCCACGACAGATTCGCCTAGCTTTGCGTAAGTACCAGAGATGGCATGCTTGATCTGGTCAATAGCTTCAGCGGTAGGCATCAAGTCCGTTAACGCGAAGAAGCAGGTTTGCATCACCGTGTTGATACGTCCACCAAGTCCGGCTTCGCGCGCTACGCGGTAACCGTCAATCGCGTACAGCTTAAGATTCTTATCAATGATTTGGCTCTGAACTTCCGACGGCAAATGTTCCCAGACGCGTTCTGGAGCGTGGGGAGTACACAAAAGGAACGTGCCTCTGTCGGCGATGCGTTCTAAGACATCCATGCGGTGTAGCAGTTCTTCCTGGTGACAAGCGACGAACTGAGCCTTTTGGATCAAATAGCTCGAAGCAATGGGGCGAGGGCTAAAACGCACGTGAGAAACGGTCGTCGAACCAGACTTTTTCGAGTCGTAGACGAAATAGCCTTGGCCATAGAGCGAGGTCGATTCGCCGACGATCTTGACGGTATTTTTATTCGCCCCTACCGTTCCATCGCTTCCAAGCCCGTAGAAAATGGCTCGAAAGATGTCGTCAGTTTCGTCGCCGAGTTCGGGATCCCACTTTAAGCTTAGGTGCGTGACATCGTCGTGAATGCCGATGGTGAACTTGCGTTTGGGCTCTTGTCGATCCAACTCGTCGAAGATGGCTTTTGCCATCGCTGGAGTAAACTCTTTAGAGGACAAGCCATACCGCCCCCCAATCACTACCGGCAAAGCGGAACTGTGCCATGCCTCACAGAGGCTGGTAACGACGTCTTGATAGAGCGGTTCGCCTGCTGATCCCGGCTCTTTGGTCCGGTCGAGCACAGCGATCCGCCGCGTCGTCATCGGAAGTGCCTTTACGAACGACTCGGCATCCCATGGGCGAAACAGTCGGACTTTTAGGACTCCATTCTTACTGCCGGTAGCTACTTCGTCGGCGACGACTTCTTCGACGGCTCCGCACCCTGATCCCATTAGGACGATAACCGAGTGTGCATCCTTTGCGCCGACATATTCGAACGGCTGGTATCTGCGACCGGTGTAAGTGGCAAATTCATCCATGGTTTGTTGGACGATGGATGGGGTTGCCGTGTAGAACGGATTGATTGCCTCGCGTGCCTGAAAGAAGACATCGGGATTTTGGGCTGTCCCACGTAGAACAGGTCTTTCAGGGTCAAGCGACCGACGGCGATGTTCCGCAACTAGTCGGTCGTCGATCATTTCTCGAATCGTTTCCGTTGGGATGGACTCGATCTTGTTGATCTCATGAGATGTCCGGAAACCATCAAAGAAATGGACAAAGGGAATGCGACTCTTTAGGGTGGCTGCCTGGGCAATAAGCGCGAAGTCGTGAACCTCCTGGACAGAGCTGGCACATAGCATTGCCCATCCTGTCCCGCGGACTGCCATCACATCGCTGTGGTCGCCGAAGATGGAGAGTGCATGGGTTGCAACGGTGCGAGAAGCTACGTGAAACACCGCCGGTGTTAATTCCCCCGCGATCTTGTACATGTTCGGGATCATCAACAACAAGCCCTGCGACGCGGTAAACGTCGTTGCCAGGGCTCCAGCCTGTAGGGCGCCGTGGACACTTCCTGCCGCTCCTCCTTCACTCTGCATTTCGATGACACGCGGAATAGCATCAAAAATGTTCTTCCGCTGACTCCCCGTCCAGGCATCAGCCAATTCTCCCATGGGCGACGCGGGTGTAATCGGATAGATGGCGACTACTTCGTTCGTAAGATAGGCAACCTCAGCCGCTGCATGATTACCATCCCACGTAACGTACTTGGTCAGACGTTTATTCTCGGTAATCATGGCTGAGCCTTTCTTAGGACTTGAATGAATCAAAACTAAGACGAAATGCCCTCCGGACGTAACTTGGAGGTGGACTGTTAAACGTTTGCGAGATCCTTTTCGAGTTTCAAAATGTCGAGCGTTGTCTTAAGAACTGCATCGGGATTGAGGGATATGCTATCGATCCCCTGTTCGACTAGAAATTGGGCGAATTCAGGATAGTCACTGGGAGCCTGGCCACAGATGCCGATCTTTCGTCCGGCTTGTTTTGCGGCCTGAATCGCACTAGCGATTGCACGAGTGACTGCCGCATTGCGTTCGTCAAATACGTGAGCGACGATCTCGGATTCGCGGTCGACACCCAGGGTGAGCTGCGTCAGGTCATTTGACCCGATAGAGAATCCATCGAAAATCTCAGCAAATTCTGCTGCGCACCAGACGTTACTGGGCAGTTCGCACATGACGTAGACTTCCAGTCCATTCTCACCACGCGTGAGCCCATACTGCTTCATCACCTCGAACACATTTCGCCCCTCTTTAACGGTGCGACAGAAGGGAATCATCAATTTGACGTTCGTGAACCCCATCTCTTCGCGGACCTTACGCATCGCGATGCATTCCAGGCCAAACGCTTCTCGGTAACGTGGGTCGTAATAGCGAGATGCCCCGCGGAATCCGATCATGGGGTTTTCCTCATGTGGTTCGAAAGGCGCACCTCCGAGCAGATTGGCATATTCGTTTGTTTTGAAATCACTCATCCGGACGATCACATCGTTCGGGTAAAATGCGGCGGCGATTTGTCCCACACCCGCAGCCAGCGTATCTACGAAGAACTGTGGCTTGTCCTCGTAGCCGGCGGTGAACTTAGCGATCTGTTGTTTGGCCTCCGGATCTTCGAGCTCATCGAACTGAAGCAAGGCCTGTGGATGGATCTGAATCGAGTTATTGATGATGAACTCCATGCGAGCCAATCCAACACCGTCGTTAGGGATCTGAGCCAACCGAAACGCTTCGTCGGGATTAGCGACGTTCATCATGATATGGGTCCTGGGACGAGCCAAATCGCCAAGATCAACGCGTTGCACTTCAAAGTCGAGCTGGCCGTCGTATACGTACCCGGCATCTCCTTCGGCACAACTAACCGTTACCGACTTGCCGTTGGTAAGGATCTCGGTTGCATCGGCGGCCCCTACGATGGCCGGCAAGCCGAGTTCCCGGCTCACGATCGCTGCGTGGCAGGTTCGACCCCCGCGATTAGTGACGATAGCCGCTGCCTTTTTCATGATGGGTTCCCAATCGGGATCTGTCTTGTCGGTCACCAAGACTTCACCCTCTTGGAATAGTTCCAGCTGCTGGGCATCCTTGATGACGCGGACAGGACCTGCGGCGATTCGCTCGCCGACACTTCGTCCTGTAACCAGTCGCTTTCCCTTTTCTTTCAGGCGGAAGGTCTCTAGGATCTTCCCAGTTCGCTGAGATTGGACGGTTTCAGGGCGAGCCTGCACGATGAACAACTCGCCAGTGATTCCATCTTTGGCCCATTCCATATCCATAGGCGTTGGGCGGCCGCGCTTCTTGCTGTAGTGATCTTCGATGACAGCCGCCCAACGAGCCAATTGCAGAATCTCGTCCTCGTTGAGAGCAAATCGTGCTCGGTCGTCTGGAGGAACGGGAATATTTCGGGTCATACGACTTCCACCGATGTCGTAGACGAGTTTGAACTCTTTGGTCCCCAGGTGTTTTTTGAGGATTGGTCGAAAGCCTCGTTTAAGTGTCGGCTTGAAGACATAGTATTCATCCGGACTGATCGACCCCTGAACTACGTTTTCTCCCAAACCGTAGGCGGCGTTGATCAGAACGGCATCCTTAAATCCTGTCTCGGTATCAATGGAAAACATGACACCTGAGGTCGCGAGATCAGATCGGACCATTTGTTGTACGCCGATGGAAAGCGCGATCTTAGTATGATCAAATCCCTTATCAGCCCGATACGAAATGGCCCGGTCGGTAAACAGGGAGGCAAAGCAGCGTCGGCATGAGTCGAGAAGTTGTCCATGCCCGCGCACGTTTAAATAGGTTTCTTGCTGACCGGCAAAGCTGGCGTCAGGTAAATCCTCGGCGGTAGCACTCGAGCGTACGGCTACATCCGGTGCGTGCGATCGACACAGATTGTCATAGGCATCACAAATCTCCTTTTCCAATCTTTCAGGGAAAGAAGCGGACTGAATCGCGTGACGAATGCGACTTCCGCAATCGCGTAGGTTCTCGATATCGCTCGTGTCGAGATCACGCAGAACCTCTTTAAGCTTCCGATCGAGACCCGCCGCGTGAAGGAAAAGACGATAGGCGTCCGCGGTGATTGCGAATCCGTTAGGGACCGCAATACCTTCCGATTGAAGTTCCCCGTACATTTCCCCAAGTGAGGCATTCTTGCCGCCAACGATCGGAATGTCGTCGATGCCTATCTCGTTAAACCACAGGGTGAACTCAGTTTTGGTGGAAATGGACATGATGGGAGCTCGACTTATTCAAGGTGTTTACCAGTACTTTTCAATATGAATATTGCCCGGCAGCCGTGGCTGATCGAGCCGGAATCCTTGTTGCTCAAGGATCTCTACCATTCCGACAGGTTTGGGATAAATGCGTGGGACCTGCTGAAGCGACTTGGGTACTCCAATCATGGCAGGGTTGCCACATAGGTAGACATGACTTGTCTCAGGAGTCGGTTGCGACTGCTGGGTAACAATCGATTCCCAATTTCGAAACACATCTTGGACGTAACTCTTCCCGATGTAGTCGGAACGATGGGGAGAGATATTCTCCGGTTCGCGTGTTGTTAAGGGAACGTAGCGATAGTTGGGGAACCGCCGCTCCAATTCCTGATGCTGCTGTAAGTAGCCTAGATCTTTTCGTTGGCGTACACAGACCAAACTAGTGATTGGGCCTTGGTGCCCTTGCGATAGGAGTTCGGCAATCATCACGTTATGAGGAGCCTCGCCAGTTCCCGTCGCAACGAAAACCAAGTGGTCTTCTGTGCCGTGGGGACGCAATGTGTAGTTGCCGCGAGGGTGTTTGCCTATCCACAGACGATCTCCAACTTTCAAGTGAAACAATCGTGGCGTCAGCGAAGGTGGATGTGGCCGGGAATGAGATACGAGCGTAATGTAAAACTCTAAGTAAGGGAGGTCACTTGCTCGAACGAGTTGCCCCGCCTTGTTGAGGACGGGGCAGCTGATCGAATAAGCTCGCTGGATCATATGTCCGCGCTCTTCGGGCTCGGCGTTCTCGAGGCTATCGCCGGTTTCCCAGGTTCCCAGTCCCAAACCAATATATTGCCCTGGCAAGAAAGAAAGTGGGGCTGCGTCTGGCACGATTCGCAAGACTCTCAGGCTCTCGTGAAGGGGAACGATCTCAGTAACGTGGGCGTTATAGAGACTCTCCCGAACCATATCAGTCTTTTCGTTCGATTTCATAGGCGTTGTCATGGCAGCGTCCTACTATCAGCTCGGTTGAGAGAAAGTCTGTTAGAAAGACGAAGCAAAGCGAGGGCCATTTCGGCGCGATTTCTGCATTGGTTTCTATCGCCCGGAAAAGACCGGCAAAAAGTCACTAAATACAGCTCCTGGAAACTGCAAAAGGTCGACTTTGCACGGTGTCGAAACCGCACAGGTGTGCTATATCGCTCACCGGTTACTTTCCTCCAATGTCGGAGAGCGTGATTTTCCTTGACGCAAGGAATCGCACTGCTTTAAGGTCGATGTAGCTAGCTGAATCGCGATCTAGTGGAATTATGAGTGCTCGTATGCAAATTCTTTCCGTCGGTAGTTCTCACAGTGATGACCAGGTCGGTTGGCTAGTTGCCGATTTGTTGCGCGAGAGGGGCTTCGAGCAGATTCATATCGTTCACAACGTTGACGAGTTATTGTGGTACCTAACGCCCGATTCCCCTTCGATCATTGTGGATGCATGCCAAAGCGGTTCACCGGTGGGAACGCAGTTCCGTTTTGAATGGCCAGATCCCGCTATCGATTTACAAATTGGCAGAACGTCGCATGGAATCAATATTCCTTACGCTTTGCGACTCGCGGAAGTGTTAGGGAAACTGCCTAGAGAGGTCATCGTATTTGCGATCGAGATCCGATCCTCGTATTCCACGGAACCTATGGCGGTGGAAGTGATCACCGCCGCTCACGGGCTGGCAGATCGCATCGAATTGGAAATAGCTGCGCAGGGAGGAAGCAATCGATGCATGAACGATCTTTAGTGAATGCTTTGCTGAGCCAGATAAGCGGAATTGCAAGTTCTTATCCAACGTCGCGTGTGTCGGGCATTCGCATCAGTATTGGCCGGTTTTCAGGTGTCGAGCCGGACCTTTTTCGAATGGCGCTAGAGGAGATGCTGCCTGAGTCCCCTTATCGAGGTGCTGAGATCGACATGAAGGTAGTCGAAATTGAAGCTCTGTGCTCCCAATGCGAACATCAATTTCCGGTAACGGCGTTTTGCTTCACTTGCCCACTTTGCGGCTGTCAGCGCACGAGTATTGTCCAGGGCGAAGAACTTGTGCTGGATAGCCTCGTGCTTCAGGAGGAATCGTCATGTCCAACGTCGAACTAAGAGAAGCGATTCGAGGTGTCGATTGTTTTCAAGGAATTCATGAGGATGACTTGGAGCAAGTCGCTAAGATGGGACACGCAATGGATGTTGCGGCAAACGAAACTGTGTTTCGAGAAGGGGATCCGGCAGTCAGTTCCTATGTGGTTGTCTCGGGAACCCTTTCGCTGGAAGTCTGTGCTCCGGGAGTCGGCTGCCGACGCATCTCGACTATCCGCGACCAGGAGTTCCTAGGGTGGTCGCCGGTACTGGATAATTTCCACCTGACCGTTACCGCACGTACAGTGACCGCTACCCAATTGATTGAGTTTCCCAAGGACGAGTTGCTCGCGCTGTGCGATCGCAGCCCGCATTTTGGCTATGTGTTTATGCGTGGTGTTGCCCAAACTCTCGCGAGACGTCTCAGTGCAGCGCGAATGCAGTTGCTGGACTTGTTCGGGGACGAAGCCGAAACGAACACAGCCGACGGATAATGTGATTCATGGACCCCATGCAGCAGGACAACTCGTTGCCTACGCAGCCCGGCATGCTCGTGCGAATCGCTAAGGAGCAACTCGAGGCGATTATCCATGCGTTTCGTGTTCGAGGTTACCGAGCGATTCTCCCAAAAGTCGCAGGTGGAGCGGTAATCTACGAAGACGCTGAGGATATCACCCAATTGCCAATCGGTGTGCTAGACGAGCAAGAGGGAGGTACGTATCGCCTAAAGCGCAGTTCTCGGGACGGGTACTTCGACTATGTAGTTGGTCCTCATTCGGTAAAGCGATATCTGTTTCCCCCGACGGAAACGGTGCTACGTTCAGATCGTGTCGGGGGAACTTGGCGGTTTGAAGCTCCCGAACCAGAAAGCGAGCCCACCGTGATTGTGGGGGTTCGATCTTGTGACCTACACGCTATCGCGATTCAGGACCAAGTGTTCCTCGAAGGCCCCTACGTCGATCAGGGCTACAAAGCTCGCCGTGAAAACCTAGCCTTGGTGGCGGTCAACTGTCGCCGGGCAGCCGCTACCTGCTTTTGTCACTCAATGGGATCCGGTCCGGCCGTGACGAGGGGCTTCGATCTGGCGTTGACGGAAATGGACGAGTCTTTTGTTGTAGAAATCGGCACAGACCTGGGTAGCGAAATCATGGCTGCGTGTCAGTGGTCAGGCTTGACGGAGAGTGAAGCGAAAGCTGTTCGGGAAATTCCTGCCCAGTTACGTAAGAAGATGGAAGAAGGCGGGCGAGGCTATGGAGACGAAGAAGATCCGCACGTTGGCAGTCCCGACCGCAAACTCGATACGGAAGGGATTCGCGATCTACTGGTCAATAATTTAGAGCATCGCGAGTGGGAGAGTGTCGCTCAGCGATGTCTTTCTTGCGCGAATTGTACACTCGTTTGCCCGACCTGTTTTTGTTCATCAATTGAAGACGTAACGGATCTGACCGGCGAACATGTTGAGCGAGAGCGTACGTGGGGATCCTGCTTCACAGCCGAACATTCCTACATGAACTCCGGATCTGTAAGAAACTCAATCCGCTCGAGATATCGACAGTGGTTGGTACACAAGCTGGCTACATGGATCGATCAATTCGATACCTCTGGCTGCGTCGGGTGTGGTCGCTGTATTACGTGGTGCCCTGTCGGAATTGATCTCACTGAGGAAGTCGCCGCGATTCGGGGGGATCAGTGATGAGCACCGAACCTCAGCCGCTACGAGTTGCGAATTGCTGGCAGCCACAATCGATGTGCATTCAGGAGATCGTTGCCGAAATCCCGAATGTCTGGACACTTCATTTGACATCGAAAGGGAGAGATACGCGTTTGTTCCAGCCAGGACAGTTCAACATGCTATACGTTCCTGGTTTTGGCGAAGCGGCTATTTCAATCAGCTCAGGCACGGATGAATTTCCTCGCCTCGGGCACACGTTTCGGGTTGTCGGTGATGTGACCGGTGCCCTCTCAACTCTTAAGGAAGGTGACCAGATCGGCGTTCGTGGCCCTTTTGGAAATCCTTGGCCGTTAGAAGAGTTACAGGGCAAGCATGTCATTATGGTGGCCGGAGGAATCGGCTTGGCGCCACTAAGACCATTGATCGTGCATTTGCTTGAGCATCGTTCCGACTACAAATCATTGAAATTGATTTATGGTGCTAAATTGCCGAATGAGCTGCTCTTTCGGAGAGAGTTCGCCAAGTGGAAGGAAGGAGGTCTAGACCTGGAGGAGACTGTCGACCGAGGAACACTGCAGTGGTCAGGACACATCGGCGTAGTTACCGAAGTCATGCGGCCATTTAGCGGTGATCTTGAACAAACCAGGCTCTTGGCATGTGGACCGGAAATCATGATGCGGTTCGTCGCACGCGAGGCGATGTCGATGAGGATTTCTCCTGCTCATATCTTTCTGTCCCTAGAACGCAACATGAAATGCGCGATGGGGATGTGTGGGGTCTGTCAGTTCGGCCCTGAGTTTGTATGCAAAGACGGGCCAGTGTTCTCCTACGAACGAATCAACTTGTTCTTGCGTTTGGAGGATCTGTGATGACCGACAAGAAGAAGCTGGCGGTATTCAAGTTTGCCTCCTGTGATGGATGTCAGTTGACACTTCTGGACTGCGAAGACGAATTGCTGGCGGTCGCCGAAGCGATCGAGATTGCCCATTTTCTGGAAGCAAGATCACGAAGTTTGGAGGGACCTTACGATATCGGACTGGTCGAAGGGTCCATCACGACACCAGAGGATGTTCAGCGAATTCAAGAGGTCCGCAAAGCATGCAAATTCCTGGTTACTATCGGAGCGTGCGCCACGGCCGGTGGTATCCAGGCTCTCCGAAATTGGGCCGACGTGGATGAGTACGTCCAACACGTCTACGCTCACCCAGAGTATATTTCCACACTAAAGACGAGCACGCCCATATCGGATCACGTCGCGGTCGACTTCGAACTGCGAGGCTGTCCAATCAGTAAATATCAGTTGGTCGAATTACTGTCGGCTCTCGTTCGGGGTAAGAAACCGCAGACACCCACTCACAGTGTGTGTGTCGAGTGTAAGAAACGGGGGACGGTGTGCGTTGCCGTGGCGCAAGGGATTGCCTGCCTGGGGCCACTCACGCAGGCAGGCTGCGGAGATACTCATGAAAACCGTGGTGCGATTTGTCCGGCCTGTAATCGTGAATGCTTTGGCTGTTTCGGTCCACAAGACCAAGTCAACGGAAGTAGTCTCACAGACGCGTATCAGCAGGCGGGGAATGCGCGACTACCCTTGGTTCAATTGACACGGAACTTCAATGGCTACGCTCCCGGATTCCGGGAGACAAGTGAGTCCTTGGAAAAGCAGGATGACTCTACATGAGCACCGAAGAAGAGCCGCATCCGAACGACCGCCGAACGATTGAAGTGAAGGCCATCTCACGTGTAGAAGGAGAAGGACGCCTTCACCTGCGTGTTCAAGGCGATGTTGTGGAACATGTGGAGCTGAATATATACGAGCCTCCAAGATTCTTCGAAAGCTTCTTGCGAGGCCGCCAGGTGCACGAAGTGCCTGATATCACCGCACGTATCTGTGGCATATGCCCGGTTGCTTACCAGATGAGTTCCTGCCATGCGCTGGAAAAGGCGTTGGGGATTTCCATCTCGCCGGAGATACGCCTATTGAGGCGGCTTTTGTACTGTGGGGAATGGATTGAAAGTCACGTTCTTCATATGTTCCTTCTACATGCACCTGACTTCTTGGGATACGAGAGTGGTATCTCGATGGCGGTGGACCACAAAGAGCAGGTTGAACGTGGATTAGAGCTGAAGAAAATTGGTAATCAGCTGCTTGAGACGCTTGGTGGCCGAGCGATTCACCCTGTCAATGTTACCGTGGGTGGATTCTACCGTGCGCCGAGTGTGCGAGAATTGAAGCTGCTACTTCCTCGACTGGAATGGGGATTAAAGACCGCTCTGGAAACCGTGGAATGGGTCAGCAAGTTTGACTTTCCGGACTTTGATTTGGACTACGACCTGGTCTCGTTGCATCATGAGGAAGAGTATCCTTTGAATGAGGGTCAGGTTGCTTCCTCGTCGGGCCTAAAGATTCCAGTGGAGGAGTATGAGACTTACTTTTATGAGCGGCACATAGAACATAGCACGGCGCTTTATAGCGTGAAGGGACCGGATGATCGCTTCTATCTAACAGGTCCGCTGGCGCGACTGAATAATTGCATAGAGATGCTTTCACCTATTTGCCGGAAAGCATTCGACCAAACCGGCTTGATTTTGCCACTGAGGAATAATTTTCAGAGTATCGTGGCCAGGTCGCTGGAAGTTGCCTATGCCTTCGATGAGGCGATCCGAATTGTGAAGGCTTATCAGGCCGAGGTGAGTCCTTCGCGTACTCCTTTTCAGCTTCGGCCTGGAGAAGGTTGCCATGCCACAGAAGCCCCACGTGGGTTGCTCTATCATCGTTACCGCATCGGCGAAGACCATCTGATCGCCGAAGCGAAAATTGTCCCACCAACTTCCCAGAACCAAGGACAGATCGAAACGGACCTACGCGAGTTTCTTCCGCGGATCGTTGACCTGAAAGATGCAGAGATTGCCCAGCGATCTGAACATCTAATCCGCAATTATGATCCCTGTATCAGCTGCGCAACCCACTTTTTGCAGCTTAGCATCGACCGCAAGACGGATTCCCAACCCCATATTGGATAAGGATGAACACCATGTCGACCGAGACGATTTCCGTAAAGCAGGACATTCGGACACTTCGCCAAGCGGCGGCAGCAGCGTTTAAGAAACGGATGCAGGAGCAAGGGACGTGTGTCATCCGCCTTCTATCATCGCCCGGTTCGGGGAAAACAACACTTCTGGAGGAAACCGCAAAGCGTTTACGAGAACATCACAGCGTGGGAATCCTAGTGGGGGATATCGCCACGAATCGTGATGCGGAGCGACTGGCACCTTTGGTGACGACGGCACAAATCACTACCGGTGGCGCCTGTCATTTGGAGTTGCCGCTCGTAGAAAAGATCTTGCCGCAATTGGGTAATCAATCCTTTGAGTTCCTATTCGTCGAAGATGTTGGAAATCTGGTGTGTCCTGCTTCGCACGATCTGGGAGAACATCTTCGGGTGCTTGTGTTGAGCACGACCGAAGGAGACGACAAGCCCGGCAAATACCCAAAGGCATTCCGCACCAGTCAGGCCGTTGTGATTAACAAGACTGACTTGCTTCCTTACGTTCCTTTCTCCGTCGATCGAGCAATGGCCGATGCTCGGGATGTCAGAGGCGATTTAGAGTTCTTTCCGATGTCGGCACTATCGGGAGAAGGGATCGAAGCGTGGTGTGAATATCTAATTGCCCTCCGCGACAAGACGATGGCGGAGGCGACCGGTCCTGTTTCGGACATGGACTAATGTCAAATGCCTAATGCCACCAATCAGACAGAGAACGAAATGTCCTCAGCAATTGCTGAGGGTATTGTTCTTAGCGGTCGCCTTCAGGGGATGGGCGTTCGACCGGCGATTTTTCGATTGGCGACTCAGTTGGGTTTGGTAGGGCACGTACGCAATACGGCGCAAGGTGTTGAGATTCATATTGAGGGATCTCCAAATCAGACGGAGGCATTTAGGCGGCAGTTGCGTGGCTTCCTTCCAGCCGAGGCACAGATCCTTAGCGAGCAGTCCCGCGAAGTTCCACCGATCGGTCGCGCTCGATTCGAGATAGTCCGAGAGAACACGCAAGATTCAATTGTCACAACGGTACCGCTCGATACGGCGGTTTGCCGTGAATGCCTCGATGAGATCTATCAACCGGGAAATCGACGGTTTCTATATCCGTTTAATAGTTGTGCTCGATGCGGTCCACGCTATACCATCATCCGCCAAATGCCGTTTGAGCGCAACGATACAGCGATGGTCGACTTCCCTTGGTGTGAAGATTGTTATGCCGAGTATCGCTCTGCCGACGATCGCCGATTTCATGCCCAAACCATTTCCTGTCCAAAGTGCGGTCCACGTCTGTGGGGCATCTCGGCAGGGAACCGGCGATTTGACGACCAAGAGGAAGTCCTCGACCAGGCTTCCCAGGCAATTCTTCGCGGGCTAATCATCGCACTAAAAGGGCTAGGAGGCTATCAA includes:
- a CDS encoding oxidoreductase, with amino-acid sequence MTDKKKLAVFKFASCDGCQLTLLDCEDELLAVAEAIEIAHFLEARSRSLEGPYDIGLVEGSITTPEDVQRIQEVRKACKFLVTIGACATAGGIQALRNWADVDEYVQHVYAHPEYISTLKTSTPISDHVAVDFELRGCPISKYQLVELLSALVRGKKPQTPTHSVCVECKKRGTVCVAVAQGIACLGPLTQAGCGDTHENRGAICPACNRECFGCFGPQDQVNGSSLTDAYQQAGNARLPLVQLTRNFNGYAPGFRETSESLEKQDDST
- a CDS encoding Ni/Fe hydrogenase subunit alpha, which encodes MSTEEEPHPNDRRTIEVKAISRVEGEGRLHLRVQGDVVEHVELNIYEPPRFFESFLRGRQVHEVPDITARICGICPVAYQMSSCHALEKALGISISPEIRLLRRLLYCGEWIESHVLHMFLLHAPDFLGYESGISMAVDHKEQVERGLELKKIGNQLLETLGGRAIHPVNVTVGGFYRAPSVRELKLLLPRLEWGLKTALETVEWVSKFDFPDFDLDYDLVSLHHEEEYPLNEGQVASSSGLKIPVEEYETYFYERHIEHSTALYSVKGPDDRFYLTGPLARLNNCIEMLSPICRKAFDQTGLILPLRNNFQSIVARSLEVAYAFDEAIRIVKAYQAEVSPSRTPFQLRPGEGCHATEAPRGLLYHRYRIGEDHLIAEAKIVPPTSQNQGQIETDLREFLPRIVDLKDAEIAQRSEHLIRNYDPCISCATHFLQLSIDRKTDSQPHIG
- the hypB gene encoding hydrogenase nickel incorporation protein HypB, with protein sequence MSTETISVKQDIRTLRQAAAAAFKKRMQEQGTCVIRLLSSPGSGKTTLLEETAKRLREHHSVGILVGDIATNRDAERLAPLVTTAQITTGGACHLELPLVEKILPQLGNQSFEFLFVEDVGNLVCPASHDLGEHLRVLVLSTTEGDDKPGKYPKAFRTSQAVVINKTDLLPYVPFSVDRAMADARDVRGDLEFFPMSALSGEGIEAWCEYLIALRDKTMAEATGPVSDMD
- a CDS encoding 4Fe-4S dicluster domain-containing protein, encoding MDPMQQDNSLPTQPGMLVRIAKEQLEAIIHAFRVRGYRAILPKVAGGAVIYEDAEDITQLPIGVLDEQEGGTYRLKRSSRDGYFDYVVGPHSVKRYLFPPTETVLRSDRVGGTWRFEAPEPESEPTVIVGVRSCDLHAIAIQDQVFLEGPYVDQGYKARRENLALVAVNCRRAAATCFCHSMGSGPAVTRGFDLALTEMDESFVVEIGTDLGSEIMAACQWSGLTESEAKAVREIPAQLRKKMEEGGRGYGDEEDPHVGSPDRKLDTEGIRDLLVNNLEHREWESVAQRCLSCANCTLVCPTCFCSSIEDVTDLTGEHVERERTWGSCFTAEHSYMNSGSVRNSIRSRYRQWLVHKLATWIDQFDTSGCVGCGRCITWCPVGIDLTEEVAAIRGDQ
- a CDS encoding FAD/NAD(P)-binding protein, with translation MLYVPGFGEAAISISSGTDEFPRLGHTFRVVGDVTGALSTLKEGDQIGVRGPFGNPWPLEELQGKHVIMVAGGIGLAPLRPLIVHLLEHRSDYKSLKLIYGAKLPNELLFRREFAKWKEGGLDLEETVDRGTLQWSGHIGVVTEVMRPFSGDLEQTRLLACGPEIMMRFVAREAMSMRISPAHIFLSLERNMKCAMGMCGVCQFGPEFVCKDGPVFSYERINLFLRLEDL